The following are encoded together in the Mycolicibacterium arabiense genome:
- a CDS encoding molybdopterin-dependent oxidoreductase, producing the protein MARQAVHPRPMAGVAAAAVALGVAQLVAAPFGPSADSRTAVGSAVIDLTPGPVKEWAIQTFGTSDKLVLTLLILGVIALIAGLAAQLERPRLPVGSLVIAAAGIAGCAAVLSREGATIADTVPTLVGTVCGIAVLRFLASGRFTDGPPARDDRGRASAGTRIGPVPDPGRRLSLITLGFLAGGALTGVGGAVLTRMRASVSGDRSAFALPTPKAVAPPVPPAVQPAGVSLPTFITPSADFYRIDTALSVPQLSREDWRLRIHGMVDREVDLTFDDLEQFEVVEDVVTLACVSNPVGGDLISTAKWTGYRVRDILARAGVQSDADMLLSKSIDGFTAGSPIEAMTDQRDSLLAIGMNDAPLPTEHGYPARLVVPGLYGYVSATKWVVDLELTRFDRAEAYWTKLGWAALGPIKTQSRVDVPRSGQDVPRGTVTFGGVAWAQNRGVKAVEVRVKGPGATEDRWQPAQLGAAYSNETWRLWKFTWEAGEPGLHEISVRATDGTGAVQTSQLADVVPDGATGWHTVSFAVM; encoded by the coding sequence ATGGCACGTCAGGCTGTTCACCCCCGCCCGATGGCGGGCGTAGCTGCCGCCGCAGTCGCCCTCGGGGTTGCCCAATTGGTCGCAGCTCCGTTCGGTCCGTCTGCGGATTCGCGTACCGCGGTGGGGTCGGCGGTCATCGACCTCACGCCCGGGCCGGTGAAGGAATGGGCCATCCAGACCTTCGGCACCTCCGACAAATTGGTGCTGACACTGCTGATCCTCGGTGTCATCGCGTTGATCGCCGGGCTTGCAGCGCAGTTGGAACGGCCGCGCCTCCCGGTGGGCAGTCTCGTCATCGCCGCGGCGGGGATCGCCGGCTGCGCGGCCGTGCTGTCACGTGAGGGCGCGACGATCGCCGACACCGTGCCCACCCTCGTGGGAACGGTGTGCGGCATCGCGGTGCTGCGGTTCCTCGCGTCGGGCAGATTCACCGACGGGCCCCCGGCGCGCGACGACCGCGGCCGCGCCAGCGCGGGCACGCGGATCGGCCCGGTGCCCGACCCTGGTCGACGGCTGTCGTTGATCACGCTGGGCTTCCTGGCCGGCGGCGCGTTGACCGGCGTGGGCGGTGCGGTGCTGACGAGGATGCGCGCGTCGGTCTCCGGTGATCGCAGCGCCTTCGCGCTACCCACGCCGAAGGCCGTTGCCCCGCCGGTGCCGCCGGCCGTCCAACCCGCCGGGGTTTCCCTACCTACGTTCATCACTCCCAGTGCCGACTTCTATCGGATCGACACCGCCCTTTCGGTGCCGCAGCTGAGCCGCGAGGACTGGCGCCTGCGCATTCACGGCATGGTCGACCGCGAGGTGGACCTGACCTTCGACGACCTCGAGCAGTTCGAGGTGGTCGAGGACGTCGTGACGCTCGCGTGCGTCTCGAATCCGGTAGGCGGGGACTTGATCTCGACCGCGAAGTGGACGGGATATCGCGTGCGGGACATCTTGGCCCGGGCGGGGGTTCAGTCCGACGCCGACATGCTGCTGTCGAAGTCGATCGACGGGTTCACTGCCGGCTCGCCGATCGAGGCGATGACCGACCAGCGGGATTCACTGCTGGCGATCGGGATGAACGACGCCCCACTGCCGACCGAGCATGGCTATCCCGCCCGTCTGGTGGTGCCGGGCCTGTACGGCTATGTGTCCGCGACGAAGTGGGTCGTCGACCTGGAACTCACCCGGTTCGATCGGGCCGAGGCGTACTGGACGAAACTCGGGTGGGCTGCGCTCGGGCCGATCAAGACGCAGTCGCGTGTCGACGTCCCCCGCAGTGGTCAGGACGTGCCGCGCGGCACCGTGACGTTCGGCGGCGTGGCGTGGGCGCAGAACCGCGGGGTGAAGGCCGTCGAGGTTCGCGTCAAGGGACCCGGCGCCACTGAGGATCGTTGGCAGCCAGCCCAACTCGGTGCGGCCTACTCGAACGAAACGTGGCGGCTGTGGAAGTTCACGTGGGAGGCCGGCGAGCCAGGACTCCACGAGATCTCGGTGCGGGCGACCGACGGCACCGGTGCGGTGCAGACCTCTCAGCTGGCCGATGTGGTGCCCGATGGCGCGACGGGGTGGCACACGGTGTCGTTCGCGGTGATGTGA
- a CDS encoding HNH endonuclease signature motif containing protein — protein sequence MVSIGFWCPVVSALRPIIECMFDRFATAFDASGTVGEWARVEAAATARRLAAMVVLLDQAYAADGSADREQWYLDNWGAVAAEIGAEQNITQGAASHQLLIATALRDRLPEVAKLFAQGLVSYRVVSAITTRTALVRDRAAQRAVDKAFADVLTEWAPMSEEKLNTAVDAIVAEHDPHGVYRTKLTAKGRNIQFDYDGSGTATMFGTLFATHGKTLEKRLNVLAHTVCPGDPRTVEQRRADAVHSITHALDYLPCLCGSDDCQGPKTPPKGNAVVYVVVNEDTLDENSDAAKAHDAALDGEPEPLFDKPLSEITTWDELGGNLNDTDDGRAEVATAHDTGAGAANDQQDIGPEPGVEDDAEPADQHGLGSDSCDDAADHAADDALGSSDHVETAASINLESPATRPGTIIGGPFLPGALARRFALTAKIHKVRHPGDSPPEPRYTPSRRLAEFVRCRDMTCRFPGCSEPATNTDIDHTIAWPIGPTCASNLKCLCRRHHLLKTFWGGPTGWRDRQLPDGTIIWTSPHGRTYVTEPGSKLLFPSLCTPTAPVTITDEARTEVSQHNPGLTMPRRKRTRAQDRAQRIADDRRLNQEEAALAAASVAPPPVWVNWP from the coding sequence GTGGTCAGCATCGGTTTTTGGTGCCCGGTGGTGTCTGCCCTTCGCCCTATAATCGAATGTATGTTCGATCGGTTCGCCACCGCCTTCGACGCCTCCGGCACCGTCGGGGAATGGGCGCGGGTCGAGGCCGCAGCCACCGCGCGTCGACTCGCCGCGATGGTCGTGCTCTTGGACCAGGCCTACGCCGCCGACGGGTCGGCCGATCGGGAGCAGTGGTACCTGGACAACTGGGGAGCCGTCGCTGCGGAGATCGGGGCCGAGCAGAACATCACTCAAGGCGCTGCATCGCATCAGCTGTTGATCGCGACCGCGCTGCGGGATCGGCTGCCCGAGGTCGCCAAGCTCTTCGCGCAGGGACTGGTGTCGTACCGTGTCGTGTCGGCGATCACGACGCGCACCGCCCTGGTCCGAGACCGAGCCGCCCAGCGGGCGGTCGACAAGGCGTTCGCTGACGTCTTGACCGAGTGGGCGCCGATGTCGGAGGAGAAGCTGAACACCGCCGTTGATGCGATCGTCGCCGAGCACGACCCCCACGGTGTCTATCGCACGAAGCTCACCGCGAAGGGCCGCAACATCCAGTTCGACTACGACGGCTCGGGCACGGCCACGATGTTCGGCACCCTGTTCGCCACCCACGGCAAGACCTTAGAGAAGCGCTTGAACGTCCTGGCCCACACCGTGTGCCCGGGTGACCCGCGGACCGTCGAGCAGCGTCGCGCCGATGCCGTCCACTCGATCACCCACGCCCTCGACTACCTGCCGTGCCTGTGTGGAAGCGATGACTGCCAAGGACCCAAGACGCCCCCGAAGGGCAATGCGGTGGTCTATGTCGTGGTGAACGAGGACACCCTCGACGAGAACTCCGACGCCGCGAAGGCACACGATGCCGCGCTCGACGGCGAACCCGAGCCGCTATTCGACAAGCCCCTGTCGGAGATCACCACGTGGGACGAGTTGGGCGGCAACCTAAACGACACCGATGACGGGAGGGCGGAAGTTGCCACCGCCCACGACACAGGCGCGGGCGCGGCAAATGACCAACAGGACATTGGCCCCGAACCGGGCGTCGAGGACGACGCCGAACCCGCGGACCAGCATGGGTTGGGGAGCGACTCTTGCGACGACGCCGCCGACCACGCCGCGGATGACGCGCTAGGTTCGAGCGACCACGTCGAGACTGCTGCCTCGATTAACCTTGAATCCCCCGCCACCCGCCCCGGCACCATCATCGGCGGCCCATTCCTCCCCGGCGCACTGGCCCGCCGCTTCGCGCTCACCGCGAAGATCCACAAGGTCCGCCACCCCGGCGACAGTCCACCAGAACCCCGCTACACCCCATCGCGCCGACTCGCCGAATTCGTCCGCTGCCGAGACATGACCTGCCGCTTCCCCGGCTGCAGCGAACCAGCCACAAACACCGACATCGACCACACCATCGCCTGGCCGATCGGACCCACCTGCGCGTCGAACCTCAAATGCCTATGCCGTCGACACCACTTGCTCAAAACCTTCTGGGGCGGACCCACCGGCTGGCGCGATCGACAGCTCCCCGACGGCACCATCATCTGGACCTCACCCCACGGCCGGACCTACGTCACCGAGCCGGGCAGCAAGCTGCTGTTCCCCAGCCTCTGCACGCCCACCGCACCAGTCACGATCACTGATGAAGCCAGAACCGAAGTGTCACAACACAACCCTGGCCTCACCATGCCACGCCGAAAACGCACCCGCGCCCAAGACCGCGCCCAACGCATCGCCGACGACCGCCGACTCAACCAGGAAGAGGCGGCCCTCGCGGCAGCAAGTGTCGCGCCCCCACCCGTCTGGGTCAATTGGCCATAA
- a CDS encoding PIN domain-containing protein has protein sequence MTTPKQRRRQQPCGRHRRPLPRTFHLIDLENLCPRGHVTPRAVRRIWDLYEDRVGVYNDDGVVVAVDGSRAFAASESLPPGIRLLTGRGRDGADRALLRVADIGWAKRCYERVIVASGDHVFAPSVREWQAAGVKVELVAGCGTVARVLTDTGVPIHRLMAN, from the coding sequence ATGACCACACCGAAGCAACGCAGACGACAGCAACCGTGCGGCAGGCACCGGCGTCCGCTGCCGCGGACATTCCACTTGATCGACCTCGAGAACCTCTGTCCGCGCGGACATGTCACGCCGCGTGCCGTTCGCAGGATCTGGGATCTCTACGAGGACCGGGTCGGCGTCTACAACGACGACGGCGTGGTGGTGGCGGTAGACGGGTCGCGGGCGTTCGCCGCATCGGAGTCGTTGCCGCCGGGGATCCGTCTGCTCACCGGTCGAGGCCGCGACGGTGCCGACCGCGCGCTGCTGCGCGTCGCTGACATCGGCTGGGCGAAGCGGTGTTACGAGCGTGTCATCGTGGCTTCGGGTGATCACGTCTTCGCGCCATCCGTGCGGGAGTGGCAGGCCGCCGGCGTCAAGGTCGAACTCGTCGCCGGCTGCGGCACGGTGGCGCGCGTTCTCACTGACACGGGCGTTCCGATCCACCGGCTTATGGCCAATTGA
- a CDS encoding glutamyl-tRNA amidotransferase, translating into MTEPATTWRETLRAQLLTARKQRDQTRVSALRCALSAIDNAETPDAETPDAQIPRETAPVVTPDGAIAGAGSGLGSTEVARRQLTDAQIRALLRAEVDERLRAAEQLEDNGAEERAAAVRSEADVLTAVLADGSAPG; encoded by the coding sequence ATGACCGAGCCAGCGACGACGTGGCGCGAGACGCTGCGCGCCCAACTGCTCACGGCGCGCAAGCAGCGCGACCAGACGAGGGTCTCCGCCCTGCGCTGCGCGCTGAGTGCGATCGACAACGCCGAGACACCCGACGCCGAGACGCCAGACGCCCAAATCCCGCGCGAAACGGCACCCGTCGTGACACCCGACGGCGCGATCGCCGGGGCCGGGTCCGGTCTCGGGTCCACCGAGGTTGCCCGGCGGCAGCTGACCGACGCCCAGATCCGGGCGCTGCTTCGGGCAGAGGTCGACGAACGCCTGAGGGCTGCCGAGCAGTTGGAGGACAACGGCGCCGAGGAGCGTGCCGCGGCGGTGCGGTCCGAAGCCGACGTTCTGACCGCAGTACTCGCTGACGGGTCCGCGCCGGGCTAG
- a CDS encoding ATP-dependent DNA ligase, whose protein sequence is MLLHDVAAASVDVGAVSSRSAKIARIAELLTAAAAPSDPADPAIPADTTTPAIVVTWLSGDLPQRQIGVGWAALRSLPAPAAEPTLTVTGVHATFSEIKAVAGKGSQARRAELLAGLFGAATDVEQTFLRRLLGGELRQGALVGVMADAVAKAAGLPAPGVRRAAMLSGDLATVAAAVLTEGADALDRFTLHVGTPVGPMLAQTSTGVAHALEKLGGTAIFEAKLDGARVQIHRDGDDVSIYTRSLDDVTDRLPEVVDATLALPVHALIADGEAIALRPDGRPDRFQVTASRFGSRGTRDAATQPLSVFFFDLLHLDGVDLLDASTTDRLTALDSIVPASQRVDRLFTDDADAAEAFLKATLDAGHEGVMAKAPSSPYEAGRRGAGWLKVKPVHTLDLVVLAVEWGSGRRTGKLSNIHLGARDPDTGGYVMLGKTFKGMTDEMLDWQTARFTELATGPTDSYVVPVRPEQVVEIALDGVQGSTRYPAGMALRFARVVRYRDDKRPEEADTVDTVRALYDRP, encoded by the coding sequence GTGTTGCTTCATGACGTCGCCGCGGCGTCGGTCGACGTCGGCGCGGTGTCATCACGCTCGGCGAAGATCGCCAGGATCGCCGAGCTGCTGACGGCTGCGGCGGCCCCATCCGACCCCGCCGACCCAGCCATCCCCGCCGACACGACCACCCCCGCCATCGTGGTCACCTGGCTTTCGGGCGACCTACCGCAACGGCAGATCGGCGTCGGTTGGGCCGCGTTGCGCTCGCTGCCCGCGCCTGCCGCCGAACCCACGTTGACCGTCACCGGGGTGCACGCCACCTTCAGCGAGATCAAGGCCGTCGCGGGCAAGGGCTCGCAAGCGCGCCGCGCCGAGCTGCTCGCCGGACTGTTCGGCGCAGCCACCGACGTCGAGCAGACGTTCCTGCGCCGACTGCTCGGCGGCGAACTGCGCCAGGGCGCGCTGGTGGGCGTCATGGCCGACGCCGTCGCCAAGGCCGCCGGCCTGCCCGCTCCTGGCGTCCGCCGGGCGGCAATGCTCAGCGGCGACCTCGCCACCGTGGCCGCCGCCGTCCTCACCGAGGGCGCCGACGCACTCGACCGGTTCACCCTGCACGTGGGCACACCCGTCGGCCCCATGCTCGCGCAGACGTCCACCGGCGTGGCGCACGCGCTCGAGAAACTCGGTGGCACGGCCATATTCGAGGCGAAGCTCGACGGCGCCCGCGTCCAGATCCACCGCGACGGCGACGACGTGTCGATATACACCCGCAGCCTCGACGACGTCACCGACCGCCTGCCCGAGGTCGTCGACGCCACGCTCGCCCTGCCCGTGCACGCGCTCATCGCCGACGGCGAAGCCATCGCGCTGCGGCCCGACGGCCGGCCCGACCGCTTCCAGGTGACCGCATCGCGGTTCGGCTCACGCGGCACCAGGGACGCCGCGACGCAACCGCTGTCGGTCTTCTTCTTCGACCTGCTGCACCTCGACGGGGTCGACCTGCTCGACGCCTCCACCACCGACCGGCTCACAGCCCTCGACTCGATCGTGCCCGCCTCCCAGCGGGTCGACCGACTGTTCACCGACGACGCCGACGCGGCCGAGGCGTTCCTCAAGGCCACGCTCGACGCCGGCCACGAGGGCGTGATGGCCAAGGCGCCGTCGTCGCCGTACGAGGCGGGCCGGCGCGGCGCGGGCTGGCTCAAGGTCAAACCCGTCCACACGCTCGACCTCGTGGTGCTCGCCGTCGAATGGGGCTCGGGCCGCCGCACCGGCAAGCTGTCGAACATCCACCTCGGCGCCCGCGACCCCGACACCGGCGGCTACGTCATGCTCGGCAAGACGTTCAAGGGCATGACCGACGAGATGCTCGACTGGCAGACCGCGCGCTTCACAGAACTCGCCACCGGGCCCACCGACTCCTACGTCGTCCCCGTCCGACCCGAACAGGTCGTCGAGATCGCCCTCGACGGCGTGCAGGGGTCCACTCGCTACCCCGCGGGGATGGCGCTGCGCTTCGCACGGGTGGTGCGTTACCGCGACGACAAGCGTCCCGAGGAGGCCGACACCGTGGACACCGTGCGGGCACTCTACGACCGCCCCTGA
- a CDS encoding carbon starvation CstA family protein gives MAASPPTPRATTSERTEETVGDITYVRNSADLPPVAIIDRSPITLKHKIVFGVIAIIGAVAWAVIAFFRGETVNAVWFVIAAFCTYVIGFRFYARLIEMKIVKPRDDVATPAEIFENGTDYMPTDRRVLFGHHFAAIAGAGPLVGPVLAMQMGYLPGTIWIIIGALVAGCVQDYLVLSISVRRRGRSLGQMARDELGTIGGVAAIVGVLVIMVILLAVLALVVVNALSESPWGVFSIAMTIPIAIFMGLYLRYLRPGRVSEVSLIGVVLLLLAVVSGGWVAETAWGADWFTLSKVALSWCIIAYGLAASVLPVWLLLAPRDYLSTFMKVGTIVLLAIGILLARPIMEAPAVSSFAASGTGPVFAGSLFPFLFITIACGALSGFHSLISSGTTPKLLEKESQMRLIGYGGMLTESFVAIMALITAAILNQHLYFTMNAPAASTGTTAQTAADYVNGLGLSGPPITGAEIDAAAESVGEESIVSRTGGAPTLAFGMSEVLHQVFGGEALKAFWYHFAIMFEALFILTTVDAGTRVARFMLSDGLGNLGGPFKKLQNPSWRVGAWICSIIVVAAWGSILLMGVTDPLGGINTLFPLFGIANQLLAAIALTVVTVVIIKRGLLKWAWIPGIPLAWDLVVTMTASWQKIFSGDPKVGYWTQHFQYRDAKDAGKTAFGAAKDAGQLDAVIRNTFIQGTLSIVFAVLVVIVFAAGVVMALKAIQGRGRPLTEDEPVPSRIFAPSGLLATKAEKEVQKQWDESPHTPARSVGTGGH, from the coding sequence ATGGCTGCATCACCACCCACGCCCCGGGCCACCACGTCGGAGCGCACCGAAGAGACCGTCGGCGACATCACGTACGTCCGCAATAGCGCCGACCTGCCCCCGGTCGCGATCATCGACCGCTCACCGATCACCCTGAAGCACAAGATCGTCTTCGGCGTCATCGCCATCATCGGCGCGGTCGCGTGGGCCGTGATCGCCTTCTTCCGCGGGGAGACGGTCAACGCGGTCTGGTTCGTCATCGCCGCGTTCTGTACGTACGTCATCGGCTTCCGGTTCTACGCCCGGTTGATCGAGATGAAGATCGTCAAGCCCCGCGACGACGTCGCCACCCCTGCCGAGATCTTCGAGAACGGCACCGACTACATGCCCACCGACCGGCGCGTGCTGTTCGGTCACCACTTCGCGGCCATCGCCGGCGCAGGCCCCCTGGTGGGCCCGGTGCTCGCCATGCAGATGGGCTACCTGCCCGGCACCATCTGGATCATCATCGGCGCGTTGGTCGCCGGCTGCGTGCAGGACTACCTGGTGCTCTCGATCTCGGTGCGCCGCCGCGGTCGCTCGCTGGGCCAGATGGCCCGCGACGAACTCGGCACCATCGGCGGTGTCGCCGCGATCGTCGGCGTGCTGGTCATCATGGTGATCCTGCTGGCAGTGCTGGCGCTCGTCGTCGTAAACGCCCTCTCCGAGAGCCCATGGGGCGTCTTCTCCATCGCCATGACGATCCCCATCGCGATCTTCATGGGTCTCTACCTGCGCTACCTGCGGCCCGGTCGGGTATCCGAGGTCTCGCTGATCGGCGTCGTGCTACTGCTGCTCGCCGTCGTCTCCGGCGGCTGGGTTGCCGAAACGGCGTGGGGCGCCGACTGGTTCACCCTGTCGAAGGTCGCGCTGTCCTGGTGCATCATCGCCTACGGCCTCGCTGCCTCGGTGCTGCCGGTGTGGTTGCTGCTCGCCCCCCGCGACTACCTGTCCACCTTCATGAAGGTCGGCACGATCGTGCTGCTGGCCATCGGCATCCTGCTGGCCCGCCCGATCATGGAGGCGCCCGCGGTCTCGTCGTTCGCCGCCAGCGGCACCGGCCCGGTCTTCGCCGGGTCGCTGTTCCCGTTCCTGTTCATCACGATCGCGTGCGGCGCGCTGTCGGGTTTCCACTCGCTGATCTCCTCGGGCACCACGCCGAAGCTGCTCGAGAAGGAAAGCCAGATGCGGCTGATCGGCTACGGCGGCATGCTGACCGAGTCGTTCGTGGCGATCATGGCGCTCATCACCGCTGCGATCCTCAACCAGCACCTGTACTTCACGATGAACGCGCCTGCCGCATCCACCGGCACCACCGCGCAGACCGCCGCCGACTACGTCAACGGGCTCGGCCTGTCCGGCCCGCCCATCACTGGAGCGGAGATCGATGCTGCCGCCGAGAGCGTCGGCGAGGAGTCCATCGTCTCCCGCACGGGCGGCGCACCGACGCTGGCGTTCGGCATGTCCGAGGTTCTGCACCAGGTGTTCGGCGGTGAGGCGCTGAAGGCGTTCTGGTACCACTTCGCGATCATGTTCGAGGCGCTGTTCATCCTCACCACGGTCGACGCCGGCACCCGGGTGGCGCGCTTCATGCTCTCCGACGGCCTCGGCAACCTCGGCGGCCCGTTCAAGAAGCTGCAGAACCCGAGTTGGCGTGTGGGCGCATGGATCTGCAGCATCATCGTGGTCGCCGCGTGGGGCAGCATCCTGCTGATGGGCGTCACCGACCCCCTCGGCGGCATCAACACGCTGTTCCCCCTGTTCGGCATCGCCAACCAGCTGCTGGCCGCCATCGCGCTGACGGTGGTCACCGTCGTCATCATCAAGCGCGGTCTGCTGAAGTGGGCGTGGATCCCCGGCATTCCACTGGCATGGGACCTCGTCGTGACGATGACCGCCTCGTGGCAGAAGATCTTCTCGGGCGACCCGAAGGTCGGCTACTGGACGCAGCACTTCCAGTACCGCGACGCCAAGGACGCGGGCAAGACGGCGTTCGGCGCCGCCAAGGACGCCGGCCAGCTCGACGCCGTCATTCGCAACACCTTCATCCAGGGCACGCTGTCGATCGTGTTCGCCGTGCTGGTGGTCATCGTGTTCGCCGCCGGTGTCGTCATGGCGCTCAAGGCGATTCAGGGTCGCGGCAGGCCGCTGACCGAGGACGAGCCGGTGCCGTCGCGCATCTTCGCTCCGTCCGGACTGCTGGCCACCAAGGCTGAGAAGGAGGTGCAGAAGCAATGGGACGAGTCACCGCATACGCCCGCCAGATCAGTTGGTACTGGGGGTCACTGA
- a CDS encoding CstA-like transporter-associated (seleno)protein, with protein MGDNHYRRYVEHRSRTHPGDPVMSERDYWRMRHDATERNPQTRCC; from the coding sequence ATGGGCGACAACCACTATCGCCGCTACGTCGAACACCGCTCGCGCACCCATCCCGGCGATCCGGTGATGTCCGAGCGGGACTACTGGCGCATGCGTCACGATGCCACGGAACGGAATCCGCAGACGCGCTGCTGCTAG